One segment of Deinococcus misasensis DSM 22328 DNA contains the following:
- a CDS encoding IPT/TIG domain-containing protein, with product MKRVIALSLLTLILGACAPKAAETGVTIYPQIYQVSPIENNKQQFTLQGRYLGSSSSGVIRIGANENGEGGFVVPKENIVSWTESKIVFNVPSNLTPGGSFIIVEVAGKRSFSFPFSFTR from the coding sequence ATGAAGCGAGTCATTGCCCTGAGCCTGCTCACCCTGATCCTTGGTGCTTGCGCTCCCAAAGCTGCAGAAACCGGCGTCACCATCTACCCGCAGATCTACCAGGTCTCTCCCATCGAAAACAACAAACAGCAATTCACCCTGCAAGGCCGTTACCTGGGATCCAGCAGCAGTGGGGTCATCAGAATTGGTGCCAACGAGAACGGTGAAGGCGGTTTTGTGGTTCCCAAAGAGAACATCGTCTCTTGGACCGAAAGCAAAATTGTGTTCAATGTGCCCTCCAACCTCACCCCCGGCGGAAGTTTCATCATTGTTGAAGTGGCCGGAAAGCGTTCTTTCTCTTTCCCTTTCAGCTTCACCCGCTGA
- a CDS encoding glycosyl hydrolase family 18 protein: MHQRFWTLTAAFAVVLSACGTPTPKSQQVAKNATTNTAPKITTFTASKTSGPAPLSSTLSFQASDAEGDSFSCVLDINGDGYGDLNFGSCATLKTLDYTFKTAGTINVALLVEDARGAKTKQVLPITVSGSTSPTPPPPTNPAPNPGANFEVTYKIDNDWKTGFVATVTVKNNGPALNNWTLGWNFAGDQKVSSLWNGVFTQAGNKVEVKNVAYNASLPTGGTVSFGFVGSYSGSNAIPTVFTLNGTPNGTPTPDPEPDPDPTPIPDPTGQWVLGYYVGYLKDKYPLENVKWDAMTHIVVGRATPRSDGFVNTHFDIDEYNGPIWAKSVVQKAHANGKKAILMLGGAGEYSGFVGAASDANRATFVNNLLKIVQDYGFDGIDIDWEPLQSADEPKLKALAEELKAKKPGLLLTLPVGWANANFPASEARPYFGQIAPLFDRINIMSYSMAGVWGGWKSWHSSALSGHTPNTPSSIEVSVNAYVAAGVPASKLGLGIGFYGTCWQGVTGPLQTSDTMKVVADDNVMSFTNIMNEYYAPAAYMWDDSAKVPYLSSAAGLGSQKCNFISYEDARSIGLKGNYAKQKGLGGAIIWNINEGYLPNATSGSKDPLMDAVKQAFLQ, encoded by the coding sequence ATGCATCAACGCTTCTGGACCCTGACCGCCGCTTTTGCTGTTGTGCTCAGCGCTTGCGGTACCCCCACCCCGAAAAGCCAGCAGGTGGCCAAAAATGCCACCACCAACACCGCCCCAAAGATCACCACCTTCACGGCCAGCAAAACCAGTGGACCCGCTCCCCTCTCCTCCACCCTGAGTTTTCAGGCTTCTGATGCTGAAGGAGACAGCTTCTCCTGCGTGCTTGACATCAACGGAGACGGGTACGGCGACCTGAACTTTGGCAGTTGCGCCACCCTGAAAACGCTGGATTACACCTTCAAAACCGCTGGGACCATCAACGTGGCCTTGCTGGTGGAAGATGCCAGAGGGGCCAAAACCAAACAGGTGCTGCCCATCACCGTGTCGGGCTCCACTTCTCCCACGCCTCCCCCTCCCACCAATCCTGCACCCAATCCCGGTGCCAACTTTGAAGTGACCTACAAGATCGACAACGACTGGAAAACCGGCTTTGTGGCCACCGTGACGGTCAAGAACAACGGTCCTGCACTGAACAACTGGACGCTGGGCTGGAATTTTGCAGGTGACCAGAAGGTGTCCAGCCTGTGGAACGGGGTGTTCACGCAAGCAGGCAACAAGGTGGAAGTCAAAAATGTCGCTTACAATGCCAGTTTGCCCACAGGAGGAACGGTGTCCTTTGGATTTGTGGGCAGTTACTCGGGCAGCAATGCGATCCCCACGGTGTTCACTTTGAACGGCACCCCCAATGGCACGCCCACCCCTGACCCCGAGCCGGATCCAGATCCCACCCCCATTCCAGACCCCACCGGACAGTGGGTTCTGGGGTATTACGTGGGGTACCTGAAGGACAAGTACCCTCTGGAGAATGTCAAATGGGATGCCATGACCCACATTGTGGTGGGCCGGGCCACCCCGAGGTCCGATGGTTTTGTGAACACCCACTTTGACATCGACGAGTACAACGGTCCCATCTGGGCCAAGTCGGTGGTGCAAAAAGCCCATGCCAACGGCAAGAAAGCCATTTTGATGCTCGGAGGCGCAGGGGAATACTCTGGATTTGTGGGTGCAGCTTCGGATGCCAACCGGGCCACTTTTGTGAACAACCTGCTGAAAATCGTGCAGGATTACGGTTTTGACGGCATCGACATCGACTGGGAACCCCTCCAGAGTGCCGATGAGCCCAAACTCAAAGCGCTGGCAGAGGAGTTGAAAGCCAAAAAACCCGGCCTGCTGCTGACCCTGCCTGTGGGTTGGGCGAATGCCAACTTCCCTGCCAGTGAGGCCAGACCTTACTTTGGCCAGATTGCCCCGCTGTTTGACCGCATCAACATCATGAGTTACAGCATGGCCGGTGTGTGGGGAGGCTGGAAATCCTGGCACTCTTCGGCGCTCAGTGGTCACACCCCCAACACCCCTTCCAGCATTGAGGTGAGTGTGAATGCCTATGTTGCCGCTGGAGTTCCTGCCAGCAAACTCGGGCTGGGCATCGGGTTTTATGGCACCTGCTGGCAAGGGGTGACCGGCCCCTTGCAGACCTCTGACACCATGAAAGTGGTGGCCGATGACAACGTGATGAGCTTCACCAACATCATGAACGAGTATTACGCGCCTGCAGCATACATGTGGGACGACAGTGCCAAAGTGCCCTACCTGAGTTCTGCAGCTGGACTGGGCAGCCAGAAGTGCAACTTCATTTCCTATGAAGACGCCCGATCCATTGGCCTGAAAGGCAACTACGCCAAACAGAAAGGTCTGGGAGGAGCCATCATCTGGAACATCAACGAAGGGTACCTGCCCAACGCCACCTCAGGGTCCAAGGATCCTTTGATGGACGCCGTGAAGCAAGCTTTCTTGCAGTGA
- the hisS gene encoding histidine--tRNA ligase, with protein sequence MSGITRPRGTQDLLPDGSPKLEVQFSARGHRHLVELAARVLENAGAQYIQTPMFEMVEVIKRGVGDSTDIVRKEMFTAKAQSDEFILRPEGTAPIVRAFVQNGLKQLPSPAKLWTFGAMFRAERPQKGRYRQFHQLDYEVLGSDDPLVDAEAIALMMQVIDRLGVKKIELKLGSVGDPEDRVQYNQYLRDLFTPHAERLSEDSKDRLVLNPMRILDSKSEGDQQIIAELQPKMMLDHLGEGASAHFQQVCAYLTAWGIPFTVDPSIVRGLDYYRRTAWEIHHEGVGAKSALGGGGRYDGLAELLGGPHTPGIGWAFGIERLLIAMDAEGVKLPEPEGLLLYVGALEEAALGQAAQLAFGARSLGKADFSYKAKAPGKQIQDALKKNARFVALIGSSEMEQGVVTLKNLSTGEQSTIPQTDLLSKLQ encoded by the coding sequence ATGTCAGGAATCACAAGGCCCAGAGGCACACAGGATCTTCTCCCGGATGGCAGCCCCAAACTCGAAGTGCAGTTTTCTGCACGGGGGCACCGCCATCTGGTGGAATTGGCCGCTCGAGTCCTGGAGAACGCTGGAGCCCAGTACATTCAAACCCCCATGTTCGAAATGGTGGAGGTCATCAAGCGGGGCGTCGGAGACAGCACCGACATCGTCCGCAAAGAGATGTTCACCGCAAAAGCCCAGAGCGACGAGTTCATTTTGCGTCCAGAGGGCACCGCTCCCATCGTGCGCGCCTTTGTGCAGAACGGCCTGAAGCAGTTGCCCTCCCCTGCCAAACTCTGGACGTTCGGGGCAATGTTCCGTGCAGAGCGTCCCCAGAAAGGGCGTTACCGTCAGTTTCACCAGCTGGATTACGAGGTGCTCGGCTCAGACGATCCTCTGGTGGATGCAGAAGCCATTGCCCTGATGATGCAGGTGATTGACCGTCTGGGCGTGAAGAAAATCGAACTGAAGCTGGGTTCGGTGGGCGACCCCGAGGACCGCGTGCAGTACAACCAGTACCTGCGCGACCTGTTCACCCCCCACGCAGAGCGCCTGAGCGAAGACAGCAAGGACCGTCTGGTCCTGAACCCCATGCGCATTCTGGACAGCAAGAGCGAAGGGGACCAGCAGATCATTGCTGAACTTCAGCCCAAGATGATGCTGGATCACCTCGGGGAGGGGGCCTCTGCGCATTTCCAGCAGGTGTGCGCTTACCTGACGGCGTGGGGCATTCCTTTCACCGTTGATCCTTCCATTGTGCGGGGTCTGGATTACTACCGCCGTACAGCATGGGAAATCCACCACGAAGGGGTTGGGGCCAAGAGCGCTCTGGGCGGAGGGGGCCGTTACGATGGCCTCGCTGAACTGTTGGGCGGTCCACACACCCCCGGCATTGGTTGGGCATTCGGCATTGAGCGTCTCCTGATTGCCATGGACGCTGAAGGGGTCAAACTGCCCGAGCCAGAGGGCCTGCTGCTTTATGTGGGGGCTCTGGAAGAAGCTGCCCTCGGGCAGGCTGCGCAATTGGCTTTCGGGGCCAGAAGCCTCGGGAAAGCCGACTTTTCCTACAAGGCCAAAGCGCCCGGCAAACAAATTCAGGACGCTTTGAAGAAAAATGCCCGTTTCGTGGCCCTGATCGGGTCCAGCGAAATGGAACAGGGTGTGGTGACCCTCAAGAACCTCTCGACGGGAGAGCAGAGCACCATTCCCCAGACGGACCTCCTCTCCAAACTGCAATAA
- the crcB gene encoding fluoride efflux transporter CrcB has product MTYLGIMFGGALGALLRHLLNQWIQAGGQSFPLGILVINVLGSFVLAFVTTLSLKGLLSESARLAIGTGFVGAFTTFSTFEWDTDRLIREGRYGFAVMYVLGNLVLGFLAVQLGRWVALRFW; this is encoded by the coding sequence GTGACTTATCTGGGAATCATGTTTGGGGGTGCTCTGGGCGCTTTGCTTCGGCACCTGCTCAACCAGTGGATTCAGGCCGGAGGCCAGAGCTTCCCGCTGGGCATTCTGGTGATCAATGTGCTCGGGTCGTTTGTGCTGGCTTTTGTGACCACCCTGTCTTTGAAGGGTTTGCTTTCCGAGTCTGCCCGTCTGGCAATCGGGACGGGTTTCGTGGGTGCTTTCACCACATTTTCAACATTTGAGTGGGACACGGACCGTTTGATCCGCGAGGGCCGTTACGGTTTTGCAGTGATGTATGTGTTGGGGAATCTGGTGCTGGGGTTTCTGGCCGTTCAACTCGGGCGGTGGGTGGCTTTGCGTTTCTGGTGA
- a CDS encoding Crp/Fnr family transcriptional regulator, with protein MLRLSPPEHWPEAVRRSSEIVTLRKGEMIFQEGDGASHLYHLCSGHVRLFRLTGQDREVTLCVASQGQWLSEGSLSGVAQPFFAESLDAAVLLRIPIQPLLQAARVNMELAQFLVQIVTSQISLLQKQHQQLVFQDVAQRLATTLLTLASQSKMINGKLSHQDLAYMVGSTRETITKLLGEFRDLGLLELGYRKIGLLDEEGLRRLATERQ; from the coding sequence ATGTTGCGATTGTCACCCCCTGAGCACTGGCCGGAGGCCGTGCGTCGATCCTCTGAAATCGTGACCCTGCGCAAGGGTGAGATGATCTTTCAGGAAGGCGATGGGGCTTCGCACCTGTACCACCTGTGCTCTGGACACGTGCGCTTGTTCAGGCTGACGGGACAAGACCGGGAAGTGACCCTGTGTGTGGCCTCTCAGGGCCAGTGGCTGTCTGAAGGCAGCTTGTCCGGGGTGGCCCAGCCGTTTTTTGCAGAGTCTCTGGACGCTGCGGTGCTGCTGCGGATTCCCATCCAGCCGCTCTTGCAGGCCGCCAGAGTCAACATGGAACTGGCGCAATTTCTGGTGCAGATCGTGACCTCGCAGATCTCTCTGCTGCAAAAACAGCACCAGCAACTGGTGTTTCAGGATGTGGCCCAGAGACTGGCAACCACGTTACTGACATTGGCTTCACAATCGAAGATGATCAACGGGAAGCTGTCCCATCAGGATCTGGCGTACATGGTGGGGTCCACCCGTGAGACCATCACCAAACTGCTGGGGGAATTCCGTGATCTGGGTTTGCTTGAACTGGGCTATCGCAAGATAGGCTTATTGGATGAGGAGGGCCTGCGCCGTCTGGCGACAGAGCGACAGTAA
- a CDS encoding D-2-hydroxyacid dehydrogenase family protein — MTSKLNCHILDDYQQVSMNIANWDSLLPHLNITVHPEHHPEDTLIEQLKDAHIVVVMRERTPFTARLIQHLPHLKLLVTSGMRNASIDLAAARAQGVTICGTRSTSHAPAELTWALLLGLARNIHTENHNLTHNGPWQSTLGTGLHGKTLGLLGLGKIGSQVAHIGQAFGMHTIAWSQNLTPEKARSLGVECMPDKSALLQKADFVSIHLVLSERTRHLLQARDLKQMKPTACLINTSRASIIEPEGLLKALKENWIAGAGLDVFEEEPLPREHPLRTLPNVLATPHLGYVTRENYQIYFQEAVEDIHAYLNGKPIRLLE; from the coding sequence ATGACCTCCAAACTCAATTGCCACATCCTGGATGATTACCAGCAGGTTTCCATGAACATTGCAAACTGGGACTCCCTTTTGCCCCACCTGAACATCACCGTGCACCCAGAGCACCACCCGGAAGACACCCTCATTGAACAGCTCAAAGACGCCCACATCGTGGTGGTCATGCGGGAACGCACCCCATTCACCGCCAGACTGATCCAGCACCTTCCCCACCTGAAATTGCTGGTCACCTCAGGCATGAGAAATGCCAGCATCGACCTCGCTGCAGCCAGAGCCCAAGGGGTCACCATTTGCGGAACCCGCAGCACCTCACACGCCCCAGCCGAACTCACCTGGGCACTGCTGCTTGGGCTGGCCAGAAACATTCACACCGAAAACCACAACCTGACACACAACGGCCCCTGGCAAAGCACCCTCGGGACAGGACTGCACGGCAAAACCCTCGGGCTTCTGGGACTCGGCAAAATCGGAAGTCAAGTGGCGCACATCGGACAGGCATTCGGAATGCACACCATCGCATGGAGCCAGAACCTCACACCAGAGAAAGCCCGGAGCCTCGGGGTGGAATGCATGCCCGACAAAAGCGCTTTGCTGCAAAAAGCCGACTTTGTGTCCATCCATCTGGTGCTCTCCGAACGCACCCGGCACCTGCTGCAAGCCAGAGACCTGAAGCAGATGAAACCCACCGCATGCCTGATCAACACCTCAAGGGCCAGCATCATCGAACCAGAAGGCCTCCTGAAAGCCCTGAAAGAAAACTGGATTGCTGGAGCAGGACTGGACGTTTTCGAAGAGGAACCCCTTCCCAGAGAACACCCCCTGCGAACCCTTCCCAACGTGCTGGCGACACCACACCTCGGGTATGTGACCCGGGAGAATTACCAGATTTACTTTCAGGAAGCCGTCGAAGACATTCATGCTTACCTGAACGGCAAACCCATCCGCCTGCTGGAATGA